CTCGATGAAGCGCGGGTGTCGCCGATGGATCGCGGTTTCCTGTTCGGGGACGGCGCCTATGAGGTCGTCCCCGTCTATTCGCGCCGTCCGTTCCGGCTCGCCGAGCATCTCGGCCGCCTTGCCCGCACGCTGGCGGCAATGCGGCTGCCCAACCCTCACTCGGACGAAGAATGGGCGGACCGGGTGACGACCCTGGTGGCGGGCAACCCGTGGGAGGACCAGTCGATCTACCTGCAGGTCACCCGTGGTGCCGATGCGGTGCGCAACCACGCTTTCCCGAAGGACGTCCGGCCCACGGTCTTCATGCTCAGCGAACCCTTGCTGACACCGGCGCCCGAACTGCTCGCCAGCGGGGTCGCGGCGGTGAGCGCGGCCGACTTCCGCTGGCTGCGGTGCGACCTGAAGAGCGTTTCCCTGCTTGCCAACTGCCTGCTGCGGCAGTACGGCTTCGACCAGGGGTGCGCTGAGACGGTGCTCTTTCGCGATGGCTTCCTGACCGAGGGTTCGGCCTCCAACATCTTCGTCGTGCGGGACGGACGGCTGCTGGCGCCGCCGAAGAGCCACCTGATGCTCGCCGGCATTACCTACGACGTCGTGCTGGAACTGGCCGCCGCGCACGGGCTGCCAGTGGAGGTGCGCGAAATCCTCGACGCCGAGGTCCGCAGCGCCGACGAACTGTGGATGACCTCGTCGACCAAGGAAGTGCTGGCGATCACGCGGCTCGACGGCCGTCCGGTCGGCAGCGGTGCGCCCGGGCCGCTGGGGCGGCAGATGTACGCCTGGTATCAGGAATTCAAGAACACGGTGATGCGTAGTGGCTGATCAGACTCCCCAACCCAGACAAACCCTGCTCGAGTTTCCGTGCGACTTCCCGATCAAGATCATGGGCGCGCGCGTGGACGGTTTCGCGCAGGCGGTGATCGAGGTCGTGCTGCGCCATGCGCCGGACTTCGACCCCGCCGGGGCCGAAATGCGGCCGTCGAGCAAGGGCAACTACCTCGCCGTCACCTGCACCTTCCGCGCCATCTCGCAGCAGCAGGTCGACGCGCTGTACATGGAGCTGACCTCGCATCCGATGGTGAAGGTGGTGCTGTGACGGCTGCCGCCGTCCTCGCCGGGCACGAGGGGCCGGCCGCCGCCGTTTCCGTTCCGTTGCTGGTCAAGCGTCTCGGCCGGGTGGACTACGCCCCGGCATGGGAGGCAATGCAGCACTTCACGGCCAGCCGTGGCGAGGACACCGCCGACGAGATCTGGCTGCTGGAGCATCCGCCGGTCTATACGCTGGGCCAGGCCGGCCGGCCTGAACATCTGCTGCGCAACGACGCAGGCATTCCCCTGGTGAAGATCGACCGCGGCGGCCAGATCACCTATCACGGTCCGGGCCAGCTCGTTGCCTATCTGCTGCTGGACTTGCGCCGACGTCACCTGAAGGTGCGCGAGCTGGTGGCGTTGATGGAGCAGGCGGTCATCGACTGCCTTGCCGAGTATGGCTTGCATGCCGAACGCAAGGACGGCGCCCCCGGCGTCTACATTGACGGCGCCAAGATCGCGGCGCTCGGCCTGCGGGTGCGCAACGGCTGCAGCTACCACGGCCTGGCGCTCAACGTGGATGCCGACCTTGCCCCATTCGGCTGGATCAACCCCTGCGGCTATGAAGGCCTGCAGACGATACGGCTGAAGGATTTCGGCGTAGGCGACGACGTTGCGGCGGTGGGCGAGCGCCTGTTGCAACACCTGCTGCGGCTTTTGCCGCCCGGCGTGGTACCGTCGCGCTGAGCGGTCACCCGCCACCCATACCAAAGAGAGACAGAGCATCCATGGATAACCCCGCACGCAAGCAGCGCGGCGCCGAGAAGACCGCGCGCATCCCGATCAAGATCGTTCCTGCCGAACGGCTGAAGAAGCCGGACTGGATCCGGATCCGCCTCGGTGCGGGCGCCGAGGCCGAGCGTTTCAACGAAATCAAGCAGACCCTGCGCGAGCACAAGCTGCATACGGTGTGCGAAGAAGCCTCCTGCCCCAACATCCACGAGTGTTTCGGCAAGGGAACGGCCACCTTCATGATCATGGGCGACATCTGCACCCGGCGCTGCCCGTTCTGCGATGTCGGGCATGGCCGTCCGGAGCCGCTCAATCCCAACGAACCGACGGATCTAGCCCGCACGATCGCGGCGATGCGGCTCAACTATGTCGTGATCACCTCGGTCGACCGGGATGATCTGCGCGACGGCGGTGCCCAGCACTTCGTCGACTGCATCCGCGAAACCCGCGCCGCCTCGCCGTCCACCACGATCGAGGTGCTGGTGCCCGATTTCCGCGGCCGCATGGAGATCGCGCTGGAGATCTTCAACCAGGCGCCGCCCGACGTGATGAACCACAACATGGAAACGGTGCCGCGGCTGTACAAACAGGCGCGCCCGGGGGCCGACTATGCCTATTCCCTGCGCCTGCTGAAGGAATTCAAGGCGGGTCATCCCGACGTGCTCACCAAGTCCGGCCTCATGGTGGGGCTGGGGGAAACCGATGACGAAATCCTCGACGTGATGCGCGACCTGCGCGCCCACGACGTGGACATGCTGACCATCGGCCAGTACCTGCAACCGTCCGGCGGTCACCTGCCGGTGCTGCGCTACGTCCATCCCGATACCTTCAAGATGTTCGAAACCGAGGCGCTGCGGATGGGTTTCCGCAACGCGGCCTGCGGTCCGATGGTGCGCTCGTCCTACTGGGCGGATCAGCAGGCCCACGGCGCGGGCGTCGTGTAGCCGCAGCGCGCCGTGCCCCCGTTGCCGCCGTACGACGGGTGCGGCGGCGTTCTGCTCCCGGAGCCATCATGAAATTCCTGCAGAAAACCCTGATCCTGTTTGCGCTCTGTTCCTCGGCATGGGCGGCCAGCCTGGTCGACCTTTCCGACGCTGAAGTCAGTGGAGGACTCAAGGAGGCCCTTACCCAGGGCGCGGGCCACGCGGTGGAGGTGCTGGGCCGCAAGGATGGTTTTCTGTCCAACCCCAAGGTCAAGATTCCGCTGCCCGGCGTACTCAAGCAGGCCGAACCCTTGCTGCGCATGAGCGGACGTGGCGAAGACCTGGACCAGTTGGTGACCTCGATGAACCGGGCCGCCGAGGCCGCGGTGCCCGGGGCGAAGAACCTGCTCGTCGGCGCGGTGAAGCAGATGAGCGTGGCCGATGCCAAGAAGATTCTCACCGGTGGGGACGATTCGGTGACGCGCTACTTCCGCGACAAGACCGAGGCGCAGCTGACCCGCATGTTCCTGCCGACGGTAAAACAGAACACCGACAAGCTGGCGCTGGCCGGGCAGTACAACGCCCTGGTGGGGCAGGCTTCGGGGCTGGGACTGGTGAAGTCGGAGGACGCGCAGATCGAGAACTACGTGACGCGCAAGGCGCTCGACGGCCTCTACCTGATGATCGCGGAAGAGGAACGGGCGATCCGCAAAGACCCGGTCGCCGCGGTGGGCGGGCTGGCAAAGAAGGTCTTCGGCGCGCTCTGACGACGCGCACGGGCGCGTCCGGTAAACTGCCGCCTCCCGTCGCGCCGGCGGGGTTCCCCTTGCGCCCGTTCCCATGTCCGCCCTGCTCAATCCGCCGCAACGCGAAGCCATCCACTACCTGAATGGCCCCTGTCTGGTCCTGGCCGGAGCCGGCAGCGGGAAGACCCGCGTCATCACCCACAAGATCGCGCATCTGATCAACGAGTGTGGGCTGAGCCCCACCAATGTCGGCGCGATCACCTTCACCAACAAGGCGGCGAAGGAGATGCAGGAGCGCGTCGCGCATCTGATGGGCGGGCGGGCGCCCGGCGGGCTGACGGTGTGCACCTTTCACGCGCTCGGCGTGCGCATCATCCGGCAGGAAGCGCTGCATTGCGGACTGAAGCCCCAGTTTTCCATCCTCGACGCCTCGGATGCGGTGCAAATCGTGGCCGACGTCGCCGGCGACCAGGACAAAGGCATCGCCAAGCAGATGCAGTGGCAGATCTCGTCGTGGAAGAACGCCATGATCTCCCCCGCCGAAGCGGCGCAACTGGCGGACAACGAGCTGTCGGCCGCCGCGGCCAAGGCGTTTGCCGACTACGAGCGGACGTTGCGGGCCTACCAGGCGGTGGATTTCGACGACCTCATTTCGCTGCCCGTCCGACTATTCGAGGAAAACGACGAGGTGCGCGAGCGGTGGCAGAACCGCCTCCGCTACCTGCTCGTGGATGAGTACCAGGATACGAACCGTGCGCAATACCGCCTGCTGCGTCAGCTCGCCGGGGTGCGGGGCGCCTTCACTGCCGTGGGCGACGACGATCAGGCCATCTACGCCTGGCGTGGCGCCGATGTGGAAAACCTGAAGCTGCTGCAACGCGACTATCCCAAGCTGCGCGTCATCAAGCTTGAACAGAACTACCGGTCCTCGCGGCGGATTCTCGAGGCGGCCAACGTGCTGATCGCCAATAACGAGAAGCTGTTCGACAAGCGCCTGTGGTCCGAACACGGTCCGGGCGAACAGATCGCGGTGACCAGCTGCCGGGACGCCGACCACGAGGCCGAGTGGGTGGCGATGAAGATCTCCGCCCACAAGTTCGAGAACCGTACCCGGTTCAAGGACTACGCGATCCTCTACCGCGGCAACCATCAGGCCCGCATCATCGAGCAGCAGTTGCGCAATCAACGCATTCCCTACGTGATGTCTGGGGGCCAGAGCTTCTTCGAGAAGCCCGAAATCAAGGACCTGATCGCCTACCTGCGGCTATTGATGAACGAGGACGACGATCTCGCGTTCATCCGCGCGATCACGATGCCGCGCCGTGGCATCGGACCGAGCACCATTGAAGCGCTCGGCCACTACGCGGGCGGGCGCCACATCAGCCTCTTCGCCGCCAGCTTCGAGGAAGGCGTCGCGCTCCACCTCGGCGCGCGCCAGCTTGAGGCCGTCCAGCAGTTCACCGCCTTCATCAACCGGATACAGCATCGCGCCCGTCATGAGCCTGCGGCGCAGGTGCTGGAAGACCTGCTTGCAGCCATTCGCTACGAAGCCTGGCTCTTCGAGCATTTCGACTCCCGCGAGGCGGAGTCAAAGTGGAGCAATGTGCGCGACTTCGTCGGCTGGCTGGGGCGCAAGGGTGAGGAGGATGGCAAGAATCTCATCGAACTGACCCAGACGATCGCGCTGATCTCGATGCTCGACAAGGAGGACGCCGACTTCGACGGCGTGCAGCTTGCGACGCTGCATGCATCCAAGGGTCTTGAGTTTCCCCATGTGTTCCTCGTCGGCGTGGAAGAAGGCCTGCTGCCACATCAAAGCAGCATCGACGAAGACAAGGTCGAAGAGGAGCGCCGGCTGATGTATGTCGGGATCACGCGCGCGCAGCGCAGTCTGAACATCACCTGGTGCGAACGCCGCAAGGCGGGCAAGGAGTTCCGCCCGTGCGAAATTTCCCGCTTCATCGCCGAGATGGGCGGTGACCTGAACATCGGCGACCGCAAGCGGAACGCCCCCGTGTCGCGCGAAGAGGGGCGCGCGCGGCTCGCCAACCTGAAGGCCATGTTCGAGAGGCGCGACGAAGGGAGCTAGAGGTCCCGCCCGTGCCGCGGGTTCGGACAACACAGGCAACAAAAAAGGCGGCCCGTGGGCCGCCTTTCATCCGCATCGCTGCCGACTTACTGCGCAACCGGTGGTTCCGTG
Above is a window of Azoarcus olearius DNA encoding:
- the lipA gene encoding lipoyl synthase, with product MDNPARKQRGAEKTARIPIKIVPAERLKKPDWIRIRLGAGAEAERFNEIKQTLREHKLHTVCEEASCPNIHECFGKGTATFMIMGDICTRRCPFCDVGHGRPEPLNPNEPTDLARTIAAMRLNYVVITSVDRDDLRDGGAQHFVDCIRETRAASPSTTIEVLVPDFRGRMEIALEIFNQAPPDVMNHNMETVPRLYKQARPGADYAYSLRLLKEFKAGHPDVLTKSGLMVGLGETDDEILDVMRDLRAHDVDMLTIGQYLQPSGGHLPVLRYVHPDTFKMFETEALRMGFRNAACGPMVRSSYWADQQAHGAGVV
- a CDS encoding DUF4197 domain-containing protein produces the protein MKFLQKTLILFALCSSAWAASLVDLSDAEVSGGLKEALTQGAGHAVEVLGRKDGFLSNPKVKIPLPGVLKQAEPLLRMSGRGEDLDQLVTSMNRAAEAAVPGAKNLLVGAVKQMSVADAKKILTGGDDSVTRYFRDKTEAQLTRMFLPTVKQNTDKLALAGQYNALVGQASGLGLVKSEDAQIENYVTRKALDGLYLMIAEEERAIRKDPVAAVGGLAKKVFGAL
- the lipB gene encoding lipoyl(octanoyl) transferase LipB, giving the protein MTAAAVLAGHEGPAAAVSVPLLVKRLGRVDYAPAWEAMQHFTASRGEDTADEIWLLEHPPVYTLGQAGRPEHLLRNDAGIPLVKIDRGGQITYHGPGQLVAYLLLDLRRRHLKVRELVALMEQAVIDCLAEYGLHAERKDGAPGVYIDGAKIAALGLRVRNGCSYHGLALNVDADLAPFGWINPCGYEGLQTIRLKDFGVGDDVAAVGERLLQHLLRLLPPGVVPSR
- a CDS encoding UvrD-helicase domain-containing protein, coding for MSALLNPPQREAIHYLNGPCLVLAGAGSGKTRVITHKIAHLINECGLSPTNVGAITFTNKAAKEMQERVAHLMGGRAPGGLTVCTFHALGVRIIRQEALHCGLKPQFSILDASDAVQIVADVAGDQDKGIAKQMQWQISSWKNAMISPAEAAQLADNELSAAAAKAFADYERTLRAYQAVDFDDLISLPVRLFEENDEVRERWQNRLRYLLVDEYQDTNRAQYRLLRQLAGVRGAFTAVGDDDQAIYAWRGADVENLKLLQRDYPKLRVIKLEQNYRSSRRILEAANVLIANNEKLFDKRLWSEHGPGEQIAVTSCRDADHEAEWVAMKISAHKFENRTRFKDYAILYRGNHQARIIEQQLRNQRIPYVMSGGQSFFEKPEIKDLIAYLRLLMNEDDDLAFIRAITMPRRGIGPSTIEALGHYAGGRHISLFAASFEEGVALHLGARQLEAVQQFTAFINRIQHRARHEPAAQVLEDLLAAIRYEAWLFEHFDSREAESKWSNVRDFVGWLGRKGEEDGKNLIELTQTIALISMLDKEDADFDGVQLATLHASKGLEFPHVFLVGVEEGLLPHQSSIDEDKVEEERRLMYVGITRAQRSLNITWCERRKAGKEFRPCEISRFIAEMGGDLNIGDRKRNAPVSREEGRARLANLKAMFERRDEGS
- a CDS encoding YbeD family protein; its protein translation is MADQTPQPRQTLLEFPCDFPIKIMGARVDGFAQAVIEVVLRHAPDFDPAGAEMRPSSKGNYLAVTCTFRAISQQQVDALYMELTSHPMVKVVL
- a CDS encoding D-amino acid aminotransferase, producing the protein MSLCYLDGRYLPLDEARVSPMDRGFLFGDGAYEVVPVYSRRPFRLAEHLGRLARTLAAMRLPNPHSDEEWADRVTTLVAGNPWEDQSIYLQVTRGADAVRNHAFPKDVRPTVFMLSEPLLTPAPELLASGVAAVSAADFRWLRCDLKSVSLLANCLLRQYGFDQGCAETVLFRDGFLTEGSASNIFVVRDGRLLAPPKSHLMLAGITYDVVLELAAAHGLPVEVREILDAEVRSADELWMTSSTKEVLAITRLDGRPVGSGAPGPLGRQMYAWYQEFKNTVMRSG